ctgAAAGCCCATCTGCACAGACTCACCcaaaggacaaacagctggaaatATCCAGAGATGTCTGGGAAAGGGCATAAAAGCCTTCATAAGGGTCGAAGAGCTGAGAACACGAGGGAGGTGAATCTAAGCTTTCCTAAGTAGACGAAAGACTGGAAAGCTGTCTTGATGCTGCTGGAGGGACCCAAAATCTTTCTTGGGCAAATAGAGACTTTCCTTAGCAATGTCGGGAGATTCTTttcccacagcaggagggaGATTCCCTATCATTTCAGGCTTTCAGTAACTCCAAAGGTTGATTTCTGTTTCCATTGCTGGGCACCAAGACACTTTCCTGTCCTCTGGCTCATCCCTGGATCAGGGCTGcatggggcagggagggcaagTGAGAGGCTGGGGAGTGTACTTGATGGGATGCCTGGGAATGATCTAAAGATGGGGATGGGCACTGCCAAGCCAAGTTGGGAGGACTTTCCTGagcccagggaagcagagatGACCACTTGGGGTGTTTGGGGCATGGGTTTGATCCATGAAACCCAAGGCAGTAAAAGACATTTAGATCCGTAATTTTCAATGACAATTTTATCTCTGCATTTCCCATATTTCACTGGCTGTTCTTTGCTTTGAACTGGGAACAACTGGCCTCATGTCTGCAATCTGTGCTGTTGGGAAGGTGTTTGGAAGACCATTGAGAAACCTAATGGAAGAGGATCAGCTCAGataatggatttcccagagactgagacCCCATGAAAAGATCCCAATGTTTGCAAGGTggcaataacaaaaaaattgttcttaAGAGAAAGGTAGAGGAAAGATCATGTGCTGTTTTTggaggcagcccctctgcagtttggggaaccccagtgcccaggcttctgcaccccctggggttctccatgtcctccttgcctTGGTGTGCCCTTTGCAGCCCTGTGAAGACGTGGGAGTGGTGGATCAGCCATGaagatcctgtacctgctcttccccttgctcctcctgctgctccagggtgctgcaggtgagagggaaagaggggagtTGGAGGAAGTGTGATCCTCCATCACTGGGGTTTTCTGTGTTGCTGGAAGTTACAACATTAGTGGGAGTGATGCAAATGTCAGAGGGCATTGATGAGAAAAGTGTTTCTCCAGCGATCTTCCAATAAGACACAGACTTGGAATGGATAGAGCCCCTGGAAATAGAAGCCTGGCTTCCACTGTGGGTCAGGAAGAAGGCTGGCTTCAGGCTTCAACCCTGCAAGGCAAGATCTCTGCAATggctgggcaaggactttccctcagaggtcacaccaatcatggcacagccaggacaggcatgtgggatgggaggagtcccctgctttccagctgtgctggggcaggcagtgctgggaatgcagctgggcagccagcaaggctcttccttgacctcatgctggtccttcccactctctgctcttgtgtgcaCCAATTTAGGGGGAAAGAGTCCTTCTAGGTGAGACATGTTGTTCTTGAGGATGTGCCTGTGGAGAGGTTGGAGATGGGTCCATCTATTGGCCTGAAATGCATGGGGAGTGTCAGCCGTTCTGCAAACATGTACATCTCTCCCAGACTGTTGCTttaattgttctctgtgtgcCTTTCCCCATGGAAACAGGAAGTGTACATCTATGCAGACATCAAAGGGGAATCTGTGTTTTCGGGAGATGCCCCCTGGGTACAAGACCCGTTGGGAGATGTACAGAACAAACCCTGTGCTGCAGACGGTAAGAACTGCATTCCTGGCCCTCTCATTTCCTTAGAAGGGTCCATTAGAAATTTCTTTCATGGCAATGCTTGTCAAAGAATATCCTCATTTATGACCTATGTGAGAGACccaagaaagaagggaaaagttTTGGTAGGTTTGGACTTGTCAGAAggggagctgcaggaaccagTGCCTCCCCACTCtcctccagtgccaggaggctcATTCAGGCTTTGCAGAGGACTCACCCAGTCACCAAAGAGAGAAGCATTTACTGTCCTTGGGCAGCACCCAGGACACaatccaggttttgctgcatctgcacagacttgGAGTCAGGGCTGCCACCACTGAGATAACCCAGGCCCAAACTGTCTGCATGAAGGACTGGGCCCCATGtgtgctgagcctgagtctcctgcaccagactggatggtccttgcAGGGGAGGTGGGAAAGAGTGGGAGGAAAAGTTACAACAGAGAATGTGCTtgtctgctttctttgtacagtGTGCGGGGTTgagaccctgaagtgtccaagcaggacgtccccctcgcttctggctcctggaaccatctcctgatgtcctttcccctccctgcctctgccatgcccagctgctggcacagcagcagcagcagctgctcctgctgggtactgctgggctggagacatctcgtcccagctgtggggtctgtggggcagaggctgcttttcccagcttgaataaagatgagcagtttggcattgcagggctgggccgtgtgtgcgtgtccttggcatggaggctgtgctgtgcctgctggctgtgggggtggcaaaggtggcttggtgtgaggagaagcagctggggatgttggggctgaccagtgtgtgtgtccctggggatgctcgtgcctggcagtggagtggggacacagagcctgtcattGCCTGTTGGCGCTGGGTGTTTGGTGGTGTTGTGATAAAATTGctctggggttgccccatctgggggagcaggagcccTCTCTTGGTCCTGCTGGTTATGGGGGTCTCTTGTCCCTGACAGCCAGGGCTTTatgcacagggctgtgctgggtgttGTGTTCCTTTGGTGGGTATAGCCAGGACTGCCCACTGAATCCACCCCAGATGTCTCAGAGTTCCCAGCATATCGTGGGCTGGgacctcctcctccatctgcagTGGGGCTCAGTGCTCCAGCATAGTCCccactcagctccctcctgcttccagccCCAAGGCACCAACCCCCCTACCAGCtccacagctcctctcccttccACAGCCCCCCTGGAGGAGCCTGATCCTGCAGCCAGCCCACAGAAAACCTTTTCATGCCTTGCAGGGAAGCAGGTCTTCCACTAGGTGACCTCTCCAAAGGATCCCTTGGACTCCAGCCTGGAAAAGTCCAGAAATGTATTCCAACAGGGAGAAACCAGGGTTGTCCTCTCGGCCTGCCTCAGGCAAACAGGGATTACATCACCATTCTCTCCCAACAACCAGTGACCTCGGCCTTCCTGTGAGTGCAGacccctgccctgtgcagtCACACCCACGGGTGTGTCCCTGCACACAAGGGTATGGCAGCAACTGGGGATCCCAACCATTTCACTCAATCCCTTCCATCCCAAGGAGACAGATCACTCTCAGCACTCCATCCCTCACTTCCACAccttctgcttccctgctggctgggcagcccttcccagagccATGGGGCTGATGCTTTCATCTGCTCCCAGGGCATCTCAGCATCACAAGTCCTGAAGATGAGGGTCCCTGCTGGATTCGGAGTAGCCCGGTCTCCCGTGACATCAAACTCTGCATCCACATCAGCTGGGCTCTTTCCTCACACCCACCATCAAGATCCCACCCTGCTGTCCAGGTCCAGCACAGCAGGTTCCCCTGACTTTGTAGGATAATTCCCTTCACTTTCATTCATGTATCCTTTAATTGAACATTTAGGAGTCACCATGAATATCATTTATCTCAGCAGCTCAAAGCTGTTCTGCTGTTCTTCAACAAGACTGATGGGGTTGTGGCGAGTCATCCATGAGCTTAATATAGTAGTGATGGAGgagaaacagcaagaaaaggagACAGATAATGGATAAATGATATTTTTGTTACCCATGATATGACATGACTTCCATGGAAGGAGTGAACTGGAGATgctgatcacagaatcaaaaaATCATAGTTTAGCTTGGgagagacctttaaaggtcatctagtaCAAGCAATGAGAAGGGACAttttcaactagaccaggttgctcagagtcccatccaacctgaccttgccTGTTGCCAGGGATGGGTCATCCACctcctctctgggcaacttgtgtcAATGTTTCCCCACCCTCGGtgcaaaaaaatttcttccttatatctaatctaaatggACCCTCCTTGCCCTATGCATGGATCTGAACATCAACTGATAAATGCACACAGTAACCAATATACTATTTCCAAAATCTCTGAGGAATCttcaaataaaagcagagaTGAAACCCTCTGTTATAATATTGAAATGTAAGAAGGTTTTTAACCTTCCTTACACTCTTTCACATCCCATGTTACCTCATTATTTTGTCAACTTGAAGAAGTCAAGGAAAGAAGTCTTATTGACTCTTTGAGATTGGTTGCTGCTGCAAATTCCAAGCAGGTCATGCCAGGCCCCCCAGCTGTGCAGGGGGTGTCACAGGATGTGTTGCAGGAGGATAAGGGTGAcattgcaacagccccaggagacacctcagcctctgccactgcagcagagaggcatgaggggcagccccagcaccccaacACTGATGTGGCAATCCTTGGTTGGCCAAGGGcagttgtgtcagcagcaataagTGCATGTCCCAGCCATCTGGGCTGAGCACCCTTCACAAGAGAGGTGATTACCCTCATGGAGGTAGGTTCCTGAGAAATAAGCCTATGACTATGAAAACCAGGACATGGTTCCTGCTTCCCCGGAGAGAgcatctgcagagctgctccatcactTCCACAACAAACACcctgcaccaacaggcactgGCAGGTGCGGTGACCTCACTCTGCTGCCACTtaggagcatccccagggacacacacactggtcagccccaacatccccagctgcttctcctcacaccaagccacctttgccacccccacagccagcaggcacagcacagcctccatgccaaggacacgcacacatggcccagccctgcaatgccaaactgctcatctttattcaagctgggaaaagcagcctctgccccacagaccccacagctgggatgagatgtctccagcccagcagcacccagcaggagcagctgccactgctgctgtgccagcagctgggcatggcagaggcagggaggggaaaggacatcgggagatggttccaggagccagaagtGAGGGGAATATCCTGCTGGGACACTTCAGAGTCTCAACCCCAGATACTGtaagaagaaagcagagaagcacgTCAGCTATTGTAACTTTtcctcccactctctcccacctcTCCTGAACTGACAACAAGTGCATGGAGATAATACTCAGCCTCACAGAGGTCAACTCCAGTTGGCCACGCCCTGGGCTCTCCTTAGTGGTGACAGCCTTGGCTCCAAGGCTCTTTACAAATATCAGGAGCAGGATCCTTCTCCTCACACTATCCCAGGGACAATTTTCTCCTCTGGGCAACACAGCTGAGCTCTCTGCATTTACAGTGGGCCAGCCTTGTGGGGCTAAAGGCGTGTGAGGAGGCACTGCCTGACCTGGAGCTACTTCAGCCCCACTCATGGCACATCCAAACCAACAAggacttttcctttctttccctggcTTTTACCTCTGAGCATGAACACAAGAACCTGTGAGGTAGGAGCTGGCttgaatgaaaatattaacTTTAACCAGCAAAAGGAGCAAACTATATCCAGAACTTACAGTTTGCAGCAGTGACTCAGAACTGTACAAGTTCCCACATATTTATAGGGCAAACGACACCCCCCAAAAACGCAGAATCCTCCTCGTTTTATGCATTTGTCTGTTTTTCCAGCTGTCACAGAAAATAATGCACAGGGAAAGAGTTAAAACAATAATCTGGGAGGGACAGGTGTGACTGCAGAAAGGTTAACACCACACCcatctcccctttccccctctcacctgcagctccctggaccaacaggaggaagaaggggaagagcaggtacaggagCCGCATGGCTGACACCTCTCCCAGGACTTCACAGGGTTGCAGAAGGGACACACCAAAACTCCTGGAGATGAGAGCACACAGTAATGCCAAATTGCAGAGGGACTATCACCAGTGATGGAGGACAATGTCCTCTGTGACCTGTTGCAAAGGATGGTTGTCAGATAAGCACCTCTTGTATactctgggagcagctggggaagTATTGGCCTGTTGGGCAATCCAGCTGATGTTTCCCTGTCATCTTATTCTCTACAAATTCCAAATGAATTCTCTTAAAGGACACATGGGAGAATAAATGCCACACTATTGAACTTGTAAGCAAAACAGCATTCAAAGacttacagaaaatgcagataGAGTATTTTCCCTTGGAAGCTGTACTCCTTCAGGCCTTTTCCATCCAACACTTAACCTCTTGAGGAGCAATAAATATGTTTCTGGAGGGACAAAGCCAAGGGTGGGACAAGACAGACTTTCAAATGTAGTTACCAGATGAAACACATTTCTACTGCTTTTGTTCTCACATGTCTGCCTCTCCTCACCCAAGGGCCAAAGCAGAGAGGGTTTGCCTGTCAGGAGGTGCTTGTGCCAACACTCAACACAAAGCCAGTAGTCAAACCAGGATGGAGAACTGACCTAGGTTCTGGAGTGGAGGGAAATTCATGTCACTGGAGATGCTCAGTATTTGGTGAGGGAGGCTTCTTGTCAATCGTTGATGGTCAATAGAACCACAGactggtttaggttggaagggacctttaaagatcatccagtctaACTCCCCTGTAATGAGTAGGGATGCCTTCCCCtagatcatggaatcatggaacagCTGGGGGCAAATTAACCTTCCAAATTAATGGAAGCCTGAAAGAATGGAAACTCTCTGTACTGCTGCTTGATTAGAATCTCCCTACTTTCTCCAAGACAGCCCCCATGTGACCCAGAACATGAGGTCTCACGGACATCCCTCAAGCCTCTAAACACATTTCCAAACCCAGCTGAAGTCAGGAAACCAAGTTTTACTTCCAGCACAATATGGGCACCAATAATCACTGTCTCATGCAGCAAATTATTCCTCTGCCATGGAAAGCTCTGATGGATAAATTTGACACAATTAGAAAATGTCAGGAATTGAGGAGAGAGGTGTAATGGGCAGCTGTCCATAAAGAGTTCCCACAGTCACCTACCTGATGAAGAtcttggtgttcaggcagtAATAGGAATACTTGTGTCTGGATGCCCTGGGgatcagggaatgctgctttgtCCAAAACAGCCTGCCTTTATACCCCTCCTGGTGGGTGGGACATGCCcttattgctgctgacacaTCTGCCCTTGGCcaaccaggcagtgccccataagtgtgggagtgctggggctgcccctcgtccctccctgctgcagtggcagaggctgaggggcctcctggggctgttgcaatTTCACCTTATCCTTCTGCAACACGTCCTGTGATACAtaggctgggcaggagctgcctgggatGGACAAGGCATCCTGGTTGGTGCTGGGAATGGTAGCATTGAGGAAAgggtttccttctttttgtccTCTCATTTCAGAGATTCTTTAAATACTCAGGTAGCCAGAGATGTGCAAGGCCAGGCTGAATATTGCAAACCTGCAGATCTTCATACAGAGAGAGGAAAGTTTTACCTCTCCTCATTTCACTTGAAGAGGTTTGTCTGGGTTGTTTGGAAAGAacatggagaaaagaaaagctcaTATACTCTTGGAAAAAAGAGaatctttctcttcctctccctctttccatttctctccCTTCTGTGTCTGCCCTCTGAAACTCATGTGCTGACTGTCCACATCACCATTAGTGTGGCTTGAGATGTTCTGGCCCAAGGAGCCCCTGGGGTGggggaacagctttgctctgcagaggtgaaagGTGCTTGTGGTGACTGCTGCAGGGTCAGGAGAGGACAGCACAGGGGAGGAAAGACCATGGCAGGATTAGACTCAATATTAGGAACAATTTCTCCACTGAAAGCGTGGTCAGACACTGGCACAGACTGACCAGGGCAGTGTTTGaggcccatccctggaggcatttaaaaccatgtagatgtggcacttggggacatggattaGTTGTGGgattggcagtgctgggagaatggttggactcaaaaatcttagagggcttttcaaACCTTAACAATTatgtgattctttgattcttGGAAGGGAAAGAATTCTCtgcacatggacacacacataTGAAACAAATCAGAACTGAAATCTGAGGTTTAATTTTGCAGAGAGGGAGAGGCCACTGCCTTTGACTGCAGAGCACAGTCATCCCAGActtcctgcagctgggcagagAGGACAAGACAACCTGTTTACTCCCCTTGggtaaataaatttgaataTCTCCAGGCCAGGGTCACTGGGAGACATTCCACAGGTCACCCAGACCAAGAGCTTCATGgcctccttctcttcctgcctggtgggacagggtgtggagcagcacagctcctgcactgccaccaggaaggagggctgagcacagaggaacaggtcAAGGAGCAGCATAAGGGACAGGTCGTGTGGACACCCATGGCCATGCCCAAACAGCAAAAACaccacccagcacagctctgtacACAAGGCTGTGGTTGTCAGGGACAAGGGACACCTGTGACTGCTAGGACCAGGACAGAAATCCTACTTCGGAGTGGGAGCATCTGCACAGTTGCTCCATCACTCCCACAGCaaacatcctgcaccaacaggcactgacaggctctgtgtccccactccactgccaggcacgagcatccccagggacacacacactggtcagccccagcatccccagctgcttctcctcacaccaagccacctttgccacccccacagccagcaggcacagcacagcctccatgccaaggacacgcacacacggcccagccctgcaatgccaaactgctcatctttattcaagctgggaaaagcagcctctgccccacagaccccatggCTGGGACgagatgtctccagcccagcagcacccagcaggagcagctgctgctgctgctgtgccagcagctgggcatggcagaggcagggaggggagaggacctcgggagatggttccaggagccagaagtGAGGGGAACATCCCGCTGGGACATTTCAGGTACTGTAAGAAGAAAGCAGAGACGCACGTTCTTTATTGTAACTTTTCCTCCCACTCTCTCTCACCTcccccacaaggaccatccagtctgTGATGCAGGAGACTCAGCACAAGTGAGGTCCAGTCCTTCATGCAGACAGTTTGGACCTGGGTTATCTCAGTGGTGACAGCCCTGACTGcaagtctgtgcagatgcagcaaatCTTGGATCATGTCCTGGGTGCTACCCAAGCACCACAAACCTTTCACTCTTTAGTGGTTTTGGTGAGTCCTCTGCAAAGCCTGAATgagcctcctggcactggaggaGAGTTGGGAGGCACTGGCTGAcctggggctcctgcagccccactcaGGGCTGGCCCAAACCCACAAGTGCTTTTACCTTCTTTCTTGGGCCCCTCCCACAGACCATAAATGCAGGAGATTATTTATCAAGCATTAGCTAGAAATAAATTTGGAACAAAtaattctgtggaaaaaggaggaaaatctttcTTCAGCCAGGGATCTCTTACTTACCTTTTGCAACAGTAAGTAGAAGTACATTTTCCAGCAGCTCTTGTACCAGAGGGGCATTTCACAAATGCGCAGAATCCCCCGGTTGATTTGCATTTGAGTGTGTTATCCCATGCTATGGGGAAAGgcacacagagaacaattaaATAAACAGTTTGGGAGAGCTGTGTACGTTTGCAGAAAGGCTGACACTCCCTGTGCATCTCAGGCCAATACTTGTGCTCAgctcaaaactccccacagaTACAGCTTCAAGACCAACATGTCTCACCTAGAAGGACTCTTTCCCCCTAAATTGGtgcacacaagagcagagagtgggaaggaccagcatgagGTCAAGGAAGAGCCTTGCTGGCTCCCCAGCtgcattcccagcactgcctgcctcagcacagctggaaagcaggggactcctcccatcccacgtgcctgtcctggctgtgccatgattgGTGTGACCTCTGAAGGAAAGTCCTTCCCAGCCCTTGCAGGGATCTTGCCTTGAGGTAATGAGGTTTTGGGACACTCAGTTGATGCAGCACTAAATGAGAAGGGACAGCGCTGTGCCTTGGAGACCCACCAATCCAAACAGTCCTGAGGctctctcccatccctgcatAGGGCAAGAGAGCATGCAGAGATATTGAAAAAGGGATCATCTgggtgcagagctggagcctgAAACCACCCTCCTTCCTGACCAACAGAAGAAGCCTGGTCTGTATTTCCCAGGGCTCCACACACCCCACATCTGTGTCTGTTGGAAAttcacttgaaaaactccattttcctcaATCCCTCCCAATATTTCCATCCTTCCAAGTAACGTGGTCACTCCCCAGGACACGGCAAACCCCAGTGATGGGGATCACATTTCCTCCAACTCCACactcacctgcagcaccctggaccagcaggaggagcaaggggaagagcaggtacaggatcttcatggctgatccaccactcccacgtcttcacagggctgcagagggcacaccAAGGCAATGAGGACATGGAGGACCCCAAGGGGTCTaaagcctgggcactggggttccccaaactgcagcagggctgcCTCCAAAAACAGCACATGATCTTTCCTCTACCTTTCTCTTAAGAACAATTCTGAGGTCTGTGACACCATGAACATCTTGGGAGTGTTTTGTGatgtctcagtctctgggaaatccattatCTAAGATGATCCTTTccaataactttgtctaaggtcttccctaggctttccccagagaacagaGTGCAGACCTGAGACCAACTGTTTCCAATTCAAATCAAATAAATGTCCAGTCAAATTTGGGAACTGAAGAGATGAAATTGCCATTGACAGTTACGGAACTAAATGACATTTACTCCCTCAGAATTCATGGATCAAACCCATGCCCCAAACATTCTGCCCAATCACTTCTTCTTTCCTTGGATCAGGAAAGTCCTCCCAGCTTGGCTTAGCAGTGCCCATCTATATCTTCAGACCATTCCCAGGCTTCCCATCAAAAACACTCCCCAGGCCCACACTtgccccccctgccctgtgcagacCCAATCCAGGGATgagccagagggcagggaagtGTCTTGGTGGccagaaatggaaacagaaatcaACCTTTGGAGTTACTGAAAGCCTGAAATGATGGGAAATCTCCCCACTGCTGTGGGAAAAATATCTCCCTACTTTGCTAACTTAAGCTCCCACTCCCCCAA
This DNA window, taken from Pseudopipra pipra isolate bDixPip1 chromosome 3, bDixPip1.hap1, whole genome shotgun sequence, encodes the following:
- the LOC135410709 gene encoding gallinacin-1-like is translated as MKILYLLFPLLLLLVQGAAAWDNTLKCKSTGGFCAFVKCPSGTRAAGKCTSTYCCKST